GGAGAAAGCCCAGAGCAAGGCACAGCACAAAGAGAAAGTCAAGGTCAAGACCAAGGATCGGGGTGTGGAGCTGTGAACAAACCCGATATGAAGAAGCTCATTCTTCTGAACCTTCCGTATGTCTTCGCCTTCTACTTTGCGGATAAGATTGCCGCCGTATTTCGTCTCGCTCCCGGCACAGAGTTCATCGACAAGCTGACAAACGGCTTTGCCGTGTTCGGCACTGCCTTTGCAAATCCGCTTCCCAGCTTTCATCCCGTCGATCTGCTCGTCGGTCTGGTTGCCGGTGCGCTGCTCAAGCTGGCGGTCTATGTCAAGGGCAAGAACCGCAAGAAGTTCCGGCAGGGCGAAGAATACGGATCTGCACGATGGGGTAAGCCGGAGGACATCAAGCCGTACATGGACCCGGAGTTCTCGAACAACGTCATTCTGACGCAGACGGAGTTCCTGACCATGAACAGCCGTCCAAAGCAGCCGAAATACGCCCGCAACAAGAACATCCTTGTCATCGGCGGTTCCGGCTCAGGCAAGACGCGCTTTTTGTAAAACCAAATCTGATGCAGATGCACAGTTCATACGTTGTCACCGACCCGAAGGGTACGGTGCTGGTGGAGTGCGGCAAGATGCTCGAAAAGGGCGGCTATGTCATCAAGTCGCTGAACACCATCAATTTCCGGAAATCCATGCACTACAACCCTTTCAGCTACATCCGCAGTGAGAAGGACATCCTCAAGCTGGTCAATACGATCATCGTCAATACGAAGGGAGACGGCGATAAGTCTGGCGAAGATTTCTGGGTCAAGGCGGAAAAGCTCTACTACACAGCTCTCATCGGCTACATCTGGTACGAGGCACCCGACCACGAGAAAAACTTTACTACTCTGCTCGAAATGATCAATGCCTCGGAAGCCAGAGAGGACGATGAGACCTTCAAGAACCCCGTGGATGTCATGTTCGACGAGCTGGAAGCCCGCGACCCTGACCACTTTGCGGTCAAGCAATACCGCAAATACAAGCTGGCGGCGGGCAAAACCGCCAAGTCGATTTTGATTTCCTGCGGTGCAAGGCTTGCGCCCTTCGACATTGCAGAGCTGCGGGAGCTGATGAGCTACGATGAGATGGAACTGGACACCATCGGAGACCGGAAGACGGCGCTGTTCGTCATTATTTCCGATACCGATGACACCTTCAATTTCGTCGTGGCGATCATGTATTCTCAGCTCTTCAACCTTCTCTGCGACAAAGCAGATGACGTTTACAACGGACGGCTTCCCGTCCATGTTCGCTGTCTGCTGGACGAGTTTGCGAACATCGGTCAAATCCCGAAGTTTGATAAGCTCATCGCAACCATCCGAAGCCGGGAAATCTCGGCGTCAATCATCTTGCAGTCCCAGTCTCAGCTCAAGACCATCTACAAGGATGCGGCAGACACCATCACAGGCAACTGCGACTGCACACTTTTTCTTGGCGGCAAGGAAAAATCCACGCTCAAGGAAATCAGCGAGGTGCTGGGCAAGGAGACAATCGACCTTTACAACACCTCGGAAACCCGATCCAACAACAACTCCTATGGCTTGAATTATCAGAAGACCGGCAAGGAGCTGATGTCTCAGGATGAGATCGCCGTCATGGACGGAGCCAAGTGTATTTTACAGCTTCGAGGCGTGAGACCTTTTCTCAGTAACAAATACGACATCACGAAGCATCCAAAGTACCGGCAGCTCTCCGACTATAACAAGCGGAACGCCTTTGACATCGAGAAGTACCGGCAGCACAAGCTGGTAGTCAAGCCCGATGACACATTCGACCTCTATGATATGGGCGAGGTCGAAGCGGATTAAAGCCCCGTCGCTGCACTGCGCAGTGGGTAAAGCCTGATGGCTCCCAAAGCAGAACAGCGACGGGGCTTCTTTTTTTATGCCCATTTTCAAAAACACACAACCAATCTTTTTCAAATCAAGGAGGAAAATCTATGGCTTTCATCAATCAGGCTGTCACAGTTCTTCAGACGCTCGTTATCGCCCTCGGCGCAGGTCTCGCAGTGTGGGGTGTTGTCAACCTCATGGAAGGCTACGGCAACGACAACCCCGGCGCCAAGTCTCA
Above is a genomic segment from Faecalibacterium taiwanense containing:
- a CDS encoding Maff2 family mobile element protein, translated to MAFINQAVTVLQTLVIALGAGLAVWGVVNLMEGYGNDNPGAKSQGIKQLMAGGGVVLIGTTLIPLLSGLFG